TTGGTGGGTCCGGAGAAGGCGAAGACGAAGATCGCTGATCTGGTGAAGGCGAAGAAGATTGAGGGCATCAGCGATATTGATGACTTCACGGATCACGAGAATGGTTTGCGTCTTGTGATCGAGATTAAGAATGGTTTCAATCCTGAGGCTGTTCTGGAGAAGTTGTACAAGTTGACGCCGTTGGAGGACAGCTTCGGCATCAACAATGTGGCGTTGGTGGATGGGCGTCCGCAGACGATGGGGCTACTGGATCTGCTGCACGAGTATGTGAATTTCCGTATCACGACGGTGCGGAGGCGTAGTCAGTTCCGGTTGGGCAAGCGTAAGGAACGTCTGCATCTGGTAGAGGGGTTGCTTGTCGCGATCCTGGATATTGATCGGGTTATTGCGCTTATCCGGGCTAGTGATGACACTGCGGCGGCGCGGGCTGGGTTGATGGAGCAGTTCTCGTTGACGCAGGTGCAGGCTGATTACATTCTTGAGCTGCAGTTGCGGCGGTTGACGAAGTTCAGCCGTATCGAGTTGGAGAATGAGCAGCAGGAGCTGCTTGCCGCGATTGCGGATTTGGAAGAGCTTTTGGCTGATGAGGGCAAGCTGCGGGAGTTGGTGTCCTCGGAGCTGGGTGAGGTCGCTGATGAGTTGGGTACTGCGCGGCGCACGGTTTTGCTTGAGTCGGCGGGTACTCCGGCTGCGGCGGCTGCTCCTTTGGAGGTGGCTGACGATCCCTGTTACGTGTTGATGTCCACTACTGGGTTGATTGCGCGTACACGTGGCCGTGATCCGTTGCCTACTGGGGGGCGTCGTAGCAGCCATGACGGTATCGCTGCGATTGTTCCTGCGACTGTGCGCGGTGAGGTTGGTGTGGTGACTTCGGCGGGCAAGATCGCTCGGGTTTCGGTGTTGGAGTTGCCGACGTTGGTGAACACCACTGGTTCTCCTGATTTGTCGGGGGGGACTGCGGTCAGCGCGTATGTGTCGTTGGCGGCTGCGGGTGAGGCGTATCGCGGTTCTCCTGCTGAGGTGCCGTTGACGTTGTGTTCGTTGGCGCCGGATTCTGCTGGGCTTGCTCTTGGTACGGCTGAGGGTGTGGTTAAGCGTGTGAATACGGATTATCCGCCCTCAGGTAAGGGTGATTGGTCAACGATCACTCTCAAGGGCAAGGATCGGGTCGTGGGCGCGGTGGAGTTGTCCACGGGTGAAGAGGACCTTGTTTTTATTACCTCGGACGCGTATTTGCTTCGTTTCTCGGCTGAGAAGGTACGTCCGCAGGGACGTGCTGGTGGTGGTGTGGCTGGTATCAAGTTGGCTGAGGGGGCGTCGGTGTTGTTCTTCGGCGCTGTCGATACTGCGGTGGAGAATGTGGTGGTTACTGGCGCGGCGGTGGCGGGGCGTAGCCCGGGGTCACCGGTTGATGCGTTGAAGGTGACGCCGTTGTCGGAGTATCCGAGTAAGGGCCGGGCTACGGGTGGGGTGCGTACGCACCGGTTCTTGCGTGATGAGACGCATTTGGGGTTGGCGTTTGCGGGTGCTGCGCCGGTGTTTGCTGCGTCGTTGAAGGGTGCGGCTCGTTCGTTGCCTGAGATTGTTGGGCGTCGTGATGGTTCGGGGTCGCCGTTGAAGGCTTCGGTTGCGTTGATTGCGCCGTCGTTGCCGCAGTGGGCTACTGCCACGGATGAGGATGTGCAGGTCAGCACGGAGGCAGGCCTGCAAGAGCCGTCGTTGGTGGGGCGTGCGCGTGGGTTGGCTACGCAGCCGGGGTTTGATTTGGATGTTTCTGCTCCGGCGCGGCAGCGGCCGCATGTGAACCGTGATGACTATGACCCGGACAGTCTTGAGGATGTGGTGCAGACCGGGCAGGAGTAGGCGTGGTGTTTCCTGCACCTGGGTTGTGTGACCCA
This region of Dermatophilus congolensis genomic DNA includes:
- a CDS encoding DNA gyrase/topoisomerase IV subunit A — translated: MAPSKKSTRSAVPVEERIVDIDVEEEMQGAFLEYAYSVIYSRALPDARDGLKPVQRRIMYAMRQMGLRPDRSHVKSARITGEVMGKYHPHGDVAIYDAIVRLAQPFTMRVPLVDGHGNFGSLDDGPAAARYTEARMAAASRALVENLDEDTVDFVPNYDDSLTQPSVLPAQYPNLLVNGASGIAVGMATNMPPHNLREVVAACQHLLAHPDASLDDIMRFIPGPDLPGGGRIVGLDGIRDAYATGRGTFKTRATAHIEKVTARKQGIVVTELPYLVGPEKAKTKIADLVKAKKIEGISDIDDFTDHENGLRLVIEIKNGFNPEAVLEKLYKLTPLEDSFGINNVALVDGRPQTMGLLDLLHEYVNFRITTVRRRSQFRLGKRKERLHLVEGLLVAILDIDRVIALIRASDDTAAARAGLMEQFSLTQVQADYILELQLRRLTKFSRIELENEQQELLAAIADLEELLADEGKLRELVSSELGEVADELGTARRTVLLESAGTPAAAAAPLEVADDPCYVLMSTTGLIARTRGRDPLPTGGRRSSHDGIAAIVPATVRGEVGVVTSAGKIARVSVLELPTLVNTTGSPDLSGGTAVSAYVSLAAAGEAYRGSPAEVPLTLCSLAPDSAGLALGTAEGVVKRVNTDYPPSGKGDWSTITLKGKDRVVGAVELSTGEEDLVFITSDAYLLRFSAEKVRPQGRAGGGVAGIKLAEGASVLFFGAVDTAVENVVVTGAAVAGRSPGSPVDALKVTPLSEYPSKGRATGGVRTHRFLRDETHLGLAFAGAAPVFAASLKGAARSLPEIVGRRDGSGSPLKASVALIAPSLPQWATATDEDVQVSTEAGLQEPSLVGRARGLATQPGFDLDVSAPARQRPHVNRDDYDPDSLEDVVQTGQE